The genomic DNA CTTGCTTTCTTGACAGTAGTTTACCCCATTGTTAATCTACAAATAATATTTTATCGAGAAAAAAAGGAGAGTGGGACAAATGTGGGAAGAGAAGTTTGCACGTGAAGGACTTACGTTCGATGACGTTTTGCTTGTACCATCCAAATCGTCTGTACTACCTAGAGATGTATCTGTAGAGACGAAATTATCGGAAAAGGTGAAACTGAACGTTCCGATTATTAGTGCCGGGATGGATACTGTAACAGAATCCAAGATGGCGATCGCAATGGCTCGTCAAGGTGGATTGGGGATCATCCACAAAAATATGTCGATTGAGGAACAAGCGGAACATGTCGATCGTGTAAAACGTTCAGAGTCCGGTGTTATTACGAATCCATTCTATCTCACTCCCGAGCATCAAGTATTCGATGCAGAGCATTTGATGGGGAAATATCGTATTTCAGGCGTACCGATCGTCGATGAAGACCGTAAGCTTGTCGGTATTATCACAAACCGTGACATGCGCTTCATCCAGGATTACTCGATTAAGATTAAAGAAGTCATGACACGTGATAACCTTGTGACAGCTTCAGTCGGAACGACATTGAAAGAAGCTGAAGAGATCCTTCAACAACACAGGATTGAAAAACTTCCTCTAGTTGATGATGAAGGCATCCTCAAAGGCTTGATAACCATCAAGGACATCGAGAAAGTCATTGAGTTTCCGAACTCTGCAAAGGACGAGCATGGACGACTGTTAGCTGGTGCTGCAGTCGGCGTTACGGCAGATGCAATGATGCGTGTGAAGAAGCTTGTTGAAGCAGGCGTAGATGTTCTTGTCATCGACACTGCGCACGGCCATTCTGAAGGTGTGCTTGCAAAAGTGAAGGAAATCAAGTCAGCTTACCCAGATGTAACGATTATTGCTGGTAATGTGGCGACTGCAGAGGGAACACGCGATTTGATTGAGGCGGGTGTTGACGTCGTGAAGGTCGGCATTGGACCT from Pseudalkalibacillus sp. SCS-8 includes the following:
- the guaB gene encoding IMP dehydrogenase — encoded protein: MWEEKFAREGLTFDDVLLVPSKSSVLPRDVSVETKLSEKVKLNVPIISAGMDTVTESKMAIAMARQGGLGIIHKNMSIEEQAEHVDRVKRSESGVITNPFYLTPEHQVFDAEHLMGKYRISGVPIVDEDRKLVGIITNRDMRFIQDYSIKIKEVMTRDNLVTASVGTTLKEAEEILQQHRIEKLPLVDDEGILKGLITIKDIEKVIEFPNSAKDEHGRLLAGAAVGVTADAMMRVKKLVEAGVDVLVIDTAHGHSEGVLAKVKEIKSAYPDVTIIAGNVATAEGTRDLIEAGVDVVKVGIGPGSICTTRVVAGVGVPQVTAVYECATEARKHGVPIIADGGIKYSGDLVKALAAGGHAVMLGSLLAGVDESPGEREIYQGRQFKVYRGMGSIGAMERGSRDRYFQENNQKLVPEGIEGRVPYKGPLADTIHQLVGGLRSGMGYCGTATVDELRENAMFTRITNAGLRESHPHDVQITKEAPNYSV